A single genomic interval of Cervus elaphus chromosome 19, mCerEla1.1, whole genome shotgun sequence harbors:
- the AGTR1 gene encoding type-1 angiotensin II receptor, which translates to MILNSSTEDGIKRIQDDCPKAGRHNYIFIMIPTLYSIIFVVGIFGNSLVVIVIYFYMKLKTVASVFLLNLALADLCFLLTLPLWAVYTAMEYRWPFGNYLCKIASASVSFNLYASVFLLTCLSIDRYLAIVHPMKSRLRRTMLVAKVTCIIIWLLAGLASLPTIIHRNVFFIENTNITVCAFHYESQNSTLPVGLGLTKNILGFLFPFLIILTSYTLIWKTLKKAYEIQKNKPRKDDIFKIILAIVLFFFFSWVPHQIFTFMDVLIQLGLIRDCKIEDIVDTAMPITICLAYFNNCLNPLFYGFLGKKFKKYFLQLLKYIPPKTKSHSNLSTKMSTLSYRPSENGNSSTKKPAPCLEVE; encoded by the coding sequence ATGATCCTCAACTCTTCCACCGAAGATGGTATTAAAAGAATCCAAGATGATTGTCCCAAAGCTGGAAGGCACAATTACATATTCATCATGATCCCTACTTTATATAGTATTATCTTTGTGGTGGGGATATTTGGAAACAGCTTGGTGGTGATTGTCATTTACTTTTACATGAAACTGAAGACTGTGGccagtgtttttcttttgaatttagcTCTGGCTGACTTATGCTTTTTACTGACTTTGCCACTGTGGGCTGTCTACACTGCTATGGAATACCGCTGGCCCTTCGGCAATTACCTGTGTAAGATCGCTTCAGCCAGCGTCAGTTTCAACCTCTACGCCAGTGTGTTTCTCCTCACATGCCTAAGCATTGACCGCTACCTGGCTATTGTTCACCCAATGAAGTCCCGCCTCCGGCGCACAATGCTTGTAGCCAAAGTCACCTGCATCATTATTTGGCTGCTGGCAGGTTTGGCCAGTTTGCCAACTATAATCCACCGCAATGTATTTTTCATCGAGAATACCAATATCACAGTTTGTGCTTTCCATTACGAATCCCAAAATTCTACCCTCCCGGTAGGATTGGGCCTCACCAAGAATATACTGGGattcttgtttccttttctgaTCATTCTTACAAGCTACACTCTTATTTGGAAGACCCTCAAGAAGGCTTATGAAATTCAGAAGAACAAACCAAGAAAAGATGACATTTTCAAGATAATTTTGGCAATcgtgcttttctttttcttttcctgggttcCGCACCAGATATTCACTTTTATGGATGTGTTAATTCAGTTGGGCCTCATCCGTGACTGTAAAATTGAAGATATTGTTGACACGGCCATGCCCATCACTATTTGCTTGGCTTATTTTAACAATTGCCTGAATCCTCTCTTTTATGGCTTTctagggaaaaaatttaaaaaatattttctacagcTTCTGAAATACATTCCCCCAAAGACCAAATCCCACTCAAACCTGTCAACAAAAATGAGCACACTCTCCTACCGCCCCTCGGAAAATGGAAACTCTTCTACCAAGAAGCCTGCCCCATGCCTTGAGGTTGAGTGA